The Phoenix dactylifera cultivar Barhee BC4 chromosome 17, palm_55x_up_171113_PBpolish2nd_filt_p, whole genome shotgun sequence genome contains a region encoding:
- the LOC103705475 gene encoding uncharacterized protein LOC103705475 codes for MEAELCSCRTLSSTREESGDEELSVLPRHTKVIVTGNNRTKSVLVGLQGVVKKAVGLGGWHWLVLKNGVEVKLQRNALSVLEAPTGNEEDDDEIYCNNSICSSSDMGEKDVDYSSIELHKPTKRRVRHTRPWASSVKAMSRTSYRDTKAHIFKHQKRVNLAKLETATLWRYWKHFNLVSTNPNPSKEQLVHGVQHHFLSQQVDEMQVIVGFIQTARRLKTLHS; via the exons ATGGAGGCTGAGTTGTGTTCGTGTCGAACTCTTTCGTCAACTCGGGAAGAAAGTGGAGATGAGGAGCTTTCTGTGCTCCCTAGGCATACAAAGGTCATTGTTACGGGGAACAACAGAACAAAGTCTGTTTTGGTGGGACTGCAAGGTGTTGTCAAGAAGGCTGTTGGTCTTGGTGGCTGGCATTGGCTG GTCCTTAAGAATGGGGTAGAGGTGAAGTTGCAGAGGAATGCTTTGAGCGTGCTGGAAGCTCCAACTggaaatgaggaagatgatgatgaaattTACTGCAATAACTCAATCTGTAGTAGCTCTGACATGGGAGAGAAAGATGTTGATTACT CTAGCATCGAGCTCCATAAACCAACAAAACGAAGGGTTAGGCATACAAGACCCTGGGCATCCTCAGTCAAGGCAATGAGTCGAACTAGCTACAGAGATACAAAAGCTCATATCTTTAAGCATCAAAAG AGGGTTAATTTGGCAAAACTTGAAACTGCCACTTTATGGAGATACTGGAAGCATTTCAATCTG GTCAGCACTAATCCCAATCCATCTAAGGAGCAACTGGTTCATGGAGTGCAGCATCATTTCCTCTCTCAG CAAGTGGATGAGATGCAGGTGATTGTGGGCTTTATCCAAACTGCGAGGAGGTTGAAAACTCTCCACTCTTGA